From a single Bacillus pseudomycoides DSM 12442 genomic region:
- a CDS encoding MMPL family transporter → MLKWLQSTTDFASSKKGAKIIVVSWIIIMLVLTGVSKPAKKYANNVSGDGIPKSAASLQAEKQVEKYFPNDEGLPAIIVFDQKEEMKEEELQHIQEMTKRLEDKKIKHVEKIVPISEMPVQMLTGFLSKDKTSFILPVTMTNNLEVKEIHNTVNQIKKELKQELPSSMEAKVTGPAGIAADTLEIFKNADVVLLLSTIGLIFVLLIMIYRSPLLAVIPLIAAIIVYQVIDRTLGLFGKFGLEIKSQSLSIMSILLFAALTDYALFIFARYKEELQKREDKYESMKQAMRRVGEPIFFSGSTVLASMLMLFFAVYNGYRNFAPLFSIALVVIILGGITLLPALFTLFGRKAFWPFIPKIGQQKEKHVIWKKVSHVVVSRPYIIGGAVAVFLIVCSMNIFQIKYSFNLLKSFPDNLESRQGYELIEKKYSPGQLAPITVVVNKEGKLSNEEIVQFVEKLDKQKGVEGLNPSIETIKKNTSQLLSEDGKAAKVQLILKDQPYSLQAMDTIQSLQSKESEFVKDGHVYFAGETAKQADLYDINNHDTTLIVVLISSLIFILLGIQTKSLIAPIYMIGTILLSYCAALGLSMFLFQHLFGYTDMSYRIPLYTFVFLVALGVDYNIMLVSRIKEEAAQHSLQAAIENGLTATGGVISSAGIILAATFAVLTTQPLLELFMFGFVVALGVIIDTFLVRTLLVPAIMLLLKKWSLWPQKMK, encoded by the coding sequence ATGTTGAAATGGTTACAGAGCACAACAGACTTTGCGAGTAGTAAAAAAGGTGCGAAAATCATTGTTGTATCTTGGATTATTATTATGCTTGTACTAACAGGAGTCTCCAAACCAGCAAAGAAATACGCAAATAATGTAAGTGGTGATGGCATTCCGAAAAGCGCAGCATCCTTGCAAGCTGAAAAACAAGTAGAAAAGTATTTTCCAAATGATGAAGGATTACCGGCTATTATTGTATTTGATCAAAAAGAGGAAATGAAGGAAGAAGAGTTACAACATATTCAAGAAATGACCAAGAGGCTAGAGGATAAGAAAATAAAGCATGTCGAGAAAATTGTACCAATTAGTGAAATGCCAGTTCAAATGTTAACAGGTTTTTTATCTAAAGATAAAACAAGTTTTATTTTACCTGTTACAATGACAAATAATCTAGAAGTAAAAGAGATTCACAATACTGTAAATCAAATAAAAAAAGAATTGAAACAGGAATTACCTTCTAGTATGGAGGCGAAGGTAACGGGTCCAGCGGGGATTGCTGCGGATACGTTAGAAATTTTTAAAAATGCTGATGTAGTACTTCTATTATCAACAATTGGGTTGATTTTTGTATTATTAATTATGATTTATCGTTCGCCACTATTAGCAGTTATTCCACTCATAGCGGCAATTATTGTGTACCAAGTAATCGACCGAACCCTTGGTTTATTTGGTAAATTTGGCCTCGAAATAAAATCACAATCCTTGTCGATTATGTCAATCTTATTATTCGCCGCGTTAACGGATTATGCTTTATTTATTTTTGCAAGGTACAAGGAAGAGTTGCAAAAGCGTGAAGATAAATATGAAAGTATGAAGCAAGCGATGAGAAGGGTAGGCGAACCGATTTTCTTTAGTGGGAGTACTGTGCTTGCTTCGATGTTAATGCTGTTTTTCGCAGTATATAATGGTTATCGAAACTTCGCCCCGCTATTTTCTATTGCGCTTGTTGTCATTATTCTAGGTGGAATTACATTACTACCTGCCCTCTTTACGCTGTTTGGTAGAAAAGCATTCTGGCCGTTTATTCCAAAAATTGGGCAGCAAAAAGAAAAACACGTGATATGGAAAAAGGTGAGTCATGTCGTAGTAAGTAGACCATATATTATTGGAGGAGCGGTTGCTGTATTTCTAATTGTATGCTCAATGAATATTTTTCAAATTAAGTATTCATTCAATCTATTAAAGTCTTTCCCGGACAATTTAGAATCCAGACAAGGATATGAATTAATTGAAAAGAAATACTCTCCTGGTCAATTGGCACCAATTACAGTTGTAGTAAATAAAGAGGGAAAATTATCAAATGAAGAAATCGTACAGTTTGTAGAAAAGCTAGACAAACAAAAAGGTGTAGAAGGGTTGAATCCTTCTATTGAAACGATTAAAAAGAACACAAGTCAATTATTGTCTGAGGATGGAAAAGCGGCAAAAGTACAATTAATTTTAAAAGATCAACCATACTCATTACAAGCAATGGACACGATTCAATCGCTTCAAAGTAAAGAAAGTGAATTTGTAAAGGATGGTCATGTTTATTTCGCAGGTGAAACAGCAAAGCAAGCGGATCTGTATGATATTAATAATCATGATACAACATTAATCGTTGTGTTAATCTCTAGCTTAATTTTTATTTTATTAGGTATTCAAACAAAATCACTCATTGCACCAATTTATATGATTGGAACGATATTGTTATCATATTGTGCGGCATTAGGGCTTAGTATGTTCTTATTCCAGCATTTGTTTGGATATACTGACATGAGTTATCGAATTCCATTATATACGTTTGTGTTCCTTGTTGCACTTGGTGTTGATTACAATATTATGCTCGTTTCACGCATTAAGGAAGAAGCAGCACAGCATTCGTTACAAGCAGCAATTGAAAATGGGTTAACAGCGACAGGAGGCGTCATTTCTTCTGCTGGTATCATATTAGCGGCTACATTTGCTGTATTAACTACTCAGCCCTTATTAGAGCTGTTTATGTTTGGATTTGTAGTTGCACTAGGGGTTATTATCGATACATTCCTTGTGCGGACATTGCTTGTTCCAGCAATTATGCTTTTATTAAAGAAATGGAGTTTGTGGCCGCAAAAAATGAAGTAA
- a CDS encoding S8 family peptidase, producing MNSSTANKQKGIQLIPFTVDKVIEQVNEIPPGVQLIHAPGAWEKSAKGKDIVVAVLDTGCDINHVDLKDRIIGGRNFTEDYEGDPKVYLDNNGHGTHVAGTIAAAENGVGVLGVAPLAKLLVLKVLSGDGSGSYQQIIEAIDYAVRWRGPNQERVRIISMSLGGPQDVPELHEVIQHAVKQDVLVVCAAGNNGDCSDETEELDFPGAYSEVIEVGAVNLERKLACFSNSNQEIDLVAPGEEILSTYPEGKYAVLSGTSMATPHIAGALALLIKQCEREYGRKLSEPEIYAQLIKRTVPLGYERTSEGNGLIDLLKE from the coding sequence GTGAACAGTAGTACAGCGAATAAACAAAAAGGTATTCAATTAATTCCGTTTACGGTCGATAAAGTAATAGAGCAAGTGAACGAAATTCCACCAGGTGTACAACTGATTCATGCTCCTGGTGCTTGGGAAAAGAGTGCAAAAGGAAAAGACATTGTCGTTGCTGTTTTAGATACAGGTTGTGATATAAATCATGTTGATTTAAAAGATCGAATTATTGGCGGGAGAAATTTTACTGAAGATTATGAAGGGGACCCGAAAGTCTATCTTGATAATAATGGTCACGGTACGCATGTTGCAGGAACAATTGCAGCAGCAGAAAATGGGGTAGGGGTACTGGGCGTTGCTCCACTTGCTAAGTTATTAGTGTTAAAAGTATTATCAGGAGATGGTTCAGGAAGCTATCAACAAATTATTGAGGCTATTGATTATGCAGTGCGCTGGAGAGGGCCTAATCAAGAACGGGTACGAATCATTTCTATGTCACTCGGCGGGCCACAAGATGTTCCAGAGTTACATGAAGTCATTCAACATGCGGTGAAACAGGACGTACTCGTTGTATGTGCAGCAGGAAATAATGGAGATTGCAGTGATGAAACAGAGGAATTAGACTTTCCAGGTGCTTATTCAGAAGTAATTGAAGTAGGTGCTGTTAATTTAGAAAGGAAACTTGCTTGTTTTAGTAATTCAAATCAGGAAATTGATTTAGTCGCTCCAGGAGAAGAAATACTTTCTACTTATCCTGAAGGAAAGTATGCGGTATTAAGTGGGACGTCAATGGCAACGCCGCATATTGCGGGAGCATTAGCCCTTCTGATTAAACAATGTGAAAGAGAATATGGAAGAAAGTTATCAGAACCAGAAATCTATGCACAACTCATTAAACGTACTGTACCATTAGGATATGAGCGAACATCTGAAGGGAATGGTTTAATAGATTTATTAAAAGAATAA
- a CDS encoding FtsX-like permease family protein: protein MNIRELAFRNVTRNRRTYSAYFLSSAFAIMAFFVYSFFAFHPALSAGQLGQYVFVSMSVAQVIIYLFTFFFILYSMGMFLKTRKRELGILMMLGMTKFQLKRLIFFENVMIGIAAIITGIICGMLFSGILILVAPLLLKLDLSLSYYVPTTAIGVTSIMFFILFIIISFFSAGLIRKNQIMKLLRGAVKAKPEPKASIISSFLAIVLLGAGYIGALISHGAMVFIMLIPVTTVVIIGTYLFYKQLSVFIIRACKKSKRLYWTRTNIITLSDLAYRMRDNARMFFIVTIISTVAFSAIGTLVGFASMTKGIMNQPIAFHYHSKQGDENEPQHVRFIGQTLKRYHISAEKIDIVSKKTENKPLRDATFVRESDYKKYAKLTGEPVDLLTENAVLFLSIEIPGPPKKERTTIELPNDNKSLQVKKVNTSSLGKVLTGNIYVVSEAQYNLLQDGFKEVKDYMYKTNETKNEIEAGKELTHQIKAYQEYSRFSAAEYDQNQALQFAGPIFFVGFFIGIVFFVCAGSFLYFRLFSDLEEDYRLFDSIRKVGLTSGELAKVVTIRLGLLFFVPIGVATLHGAVALTALGQMFEYSLVKENAIVLSIFVGIQIVYFILIRSRYLKQLKERLRMS, encoded by the coding sequence ATGAATATTAGGGAATTAGCGTTTCGTAATGTAACGCGAAATAGACGAACATATTCAGCTTATTTTTTGAGTAGTGCATTTGCAATTATGGCCTTTTTTGTTTATTCATTTTTTGCATTTCATCCAGCATTAAGCGCAGGCCAATTAGGTCAATATGTATTTGTAAGTATGTCTGTTGCACAGGTCATTATTTATCTTTTTACGTTTTTCTTTATTTTGTATTCAATGGGAATGTTTTTAAAAACAAGAAAGCGTGAATTGGGAATTTTAATGATGCTAGGTATGACGAAATTTCAATTAAAGCGTCTTATCTTTTTTGAAAATGTTATGATCGGTATCGCTGCAATTATTACAGGTATCATTTGCGGCATGCTGTTTTCGGGTATATTGATTTTGGTAGCGCCATTATTACTAAAGTTAGATTTATCTTTATCATACTATGTACCAACAACAGCAATCGGTGTAACAAGCATTATGTTTTTCATATTATTTATTATCATTTCATTCTTTAGTGCAGGGCTGATTCGTAAAAATCAGATTATGAAACTACTTAGAGGTGCAGTAAAAGCAAAGCCTGAACCAAAAGCTTCAATTATTTCTTCGTTCTTAGCTATAGTATTGCTTGGAGCGGGATATATAGGTGCTTTAATTTCGCATGGTGCCATGGTATTTATTATGTTGATTCCTGTAACGACAGTTGTCATTATTGGCACATACTTATTTTATAAGCAGCTCAGCGTATTTATTATTCGAGCATGTAAAAAGAGTAAACGGTTGTATTGGACGAGAACGAATATTATTACTCTTTCAGATTTAGCGTACCGTATGAGAGATAACGCGCGGATGTTCTTTATTGTTACCATTATTTCAACTGTAGCATTTTCAGCTATTGGTACATTAGTCGGCTTTGCTTCCATGACAAAGGGAATCATGAATCAACCAATTGCATTCCATTATCACTCTAAACAAGGGGATGAAAATGAGCCACAGCACGTACGATTCATTGGACAAACATTGAAGAGATATCATATATCTGCTGAAAAAATAGATATTGTATCAAAGAAAACTGAAAATAAACCACTAAGAGATGCGACATTTGTAAGAGAATCTGATTATAAAAAGTATGCAAAGTTAACGGGGGAGCCAGTTGATTTATTAACTGAAAATGCAGTACTATTTCTATCGATAGAAATACCAGGTCCACCGAAAAAAGAAAGAACAACAATTGAATTACCGAATGATAACAAATCGTTGCAGGTAAAAAAAGTTAACACATCTTCTCTTGGTAAAGTACTTACTGGAAATATCTATGTAGTTTCAGAAGCTCAATATAATTTACTACAAGATGGATTCAAAGAAGTAAAAGATTACATGTATAAAACAAACGAAACAAAAAATGAAATTGAAGCTGGAAAAGAACTTACCCACCAGATAAAAGCTTATCAAGAATATTCAAGATTTAGTGCTGCAGAATATGATCAAAATCAGGCTTTACAATTTGCTGGACCTATCTTTTTTGTAGGATTCTTTATTGGTATTGTATTCTTTGTTTGTGCAGGTAGTTTTTTATACTTCCGCTTATTCTCTGACTTAGAAGAGGACTATCGTTTATTTGATTCCATTCGAAAAGTAGGTTTAACAAGTGGTGAGTTAGCAAAAGTAGTAACGATCCGATTAGGGCTATTATTCTTTGTTCCAATTGGTGTTGCGACATTACATGGTGCAGTTGCGTTAACAGCTTTAGGGCAAATGTTTGAGTATTCACTTGTAAAAGAAAATGCGATTGTATTAAGTATCTTTGTAGGGATTCAAATTGTGTACTTTATCCTGATACGATCACGTTATTTAAAGCAATTGAAAGAAAGATTACGAATGAGTTAA
- a CDS encoding ArsR/SmtB family transcription factor, which translates to MRTLYHPNREEIQFSSVLYALSDQIRLQIVNMLMEQNEQSCGALNIPVAKSTLSHHFKVLRESGVMYTRIEGTQRFISIRTEDLNARFPGLLDAVLQATEPY; encoded by the coding sequence ATGCGAACACTATACCATCCAAACCGAGAAGAAATTCAATTTTCTTCTGTCTTATATGCCCTCAGCGACCAAATTCGTTTACAAATTGTAAACATGCTAATGGAACAAAATGAACAATCATGTGGTGCACTAAATATTCCTGTGGCAAAATCAACCTTATCCCATCATTTTAAAGTTTTGCGTGAATCAGGTGTAATGTATACACGTATAGAAGGAACGCAGCGTTTTATTTCGATTCGAACGGAAGATTTAAACGCTCGATTTCCTGGACTATTAGATGCTGTCTTGCAAGCAACGGAACCGTATTAA
- a CDS encoding aldo/keto reductase, producing the protein MNYTTLQKGELQISQIGLGTNAVGGHNLYSNVNEQEGMKMIEEAIRQGITFIDTADAYGVGRSEELIGETIKGKRQDVVLATKGGIQPLFKGSTCINNEPNYLRSAVENSLRRLQTDYIDLYYLHFTNPETMYIDSIGELVRLKEEGKIRSIGISNVNLAQLKEANQFGDIDVLQAPYNMLDRTAEKELLPYCIEEGISFIPYGPLAFGILGGKYPENLKLDEKDWRHDVSLFEERTYKKNFMKVEKLKEFAREKDTTLSNIALAWLLNQRGIDTVIPGGKRAEQVRENVKVVDVSLNECDLEYVQSILED; encoded by the coding sequence ATGAATTATACGACGTTGCAAAAGGGAGAATTACAGATTTCTCAAATTGGTTTAGGAACGAATGCAGTAGGGGGTCACAACTTATATTCGAATGTGAATGAACAAGAAGGTATGAAAATGATTGAGGAAGCTATAAGGCAAGGAATTACATTTATAGATACAGCGGACGCATATGGGGTTGGAAGGTCTGAAGAATTAATAGGGGAGACAATTAAAGGAAAACGACAAGATGTTGTGCTTGCTACAAAAGGAGGAATACAGCCTTTATTTAAGGGCTCTACTTGTATTAACAATGAACCAAATTATTTAAGAAGTGCAGTAGAAAATAGTTTGCGCAGACTTCAGACAGATTATATTGATTTATATTATTTACATTTTACCAATCCAGAAACTATGTACATAGATTCAATTGGGGAACTTGTTCGTTTAAAAGAAGAAGGAAAAATTCGTTCAATCGGAATATCAAATGTAAATCTAGCTCAGTTAAAAGAGGCAAATCAGTTTGGAGATATTGATGTACTGCAGGCTCCCTATAATATGTTAGATCGTACAGCAGAGAAGGAACTTTTACCATATTGCATAGAAGAAGGGATTTCATTTATTCCATATGGACCTCTTGCTTTTGGAATTTTAGGTGGTAAATATCCAGAAAATTTGAAATTAGATGAAAAAGATTGGCGCCATGATGTTTCATTATTTGAGGAACGTACATATAAGAAAAACTTTATGAAAGTTGAAAAATTAAAAGAGTTTGCTAGAGAAAAAGATACAACGTTATCTAATATAGCGTTAGCTTGGCTTCTAAATCAAAGGGGAATTGATACGGTGATTCCAGGTGGGAAACGTGCAGAGCAAGTAAGAGAAAATGTAAAGGTAGTAGATGTCTCGTTAAATGAGTGTGATTTGGAATATGTACAATCTATTCTAGAGGATTAA